The following DNA comes from Nicotiana sylvestris chromosome 10, ASM39365v2, whole genome shotgun sequence.
tattctTTTTTGAACAAGCTAATAAAAAATATTTCATTTAATTTGAAATAGAGGAATTACTATTTATTTGGCTTTGTCCACCATGTTATAAGTTCCCTTAATCAAAGAAACCTTCCACTTTCCCAAGTTAAATTAATCACTAAACTTAGTGCCCTACACATTCCTCTCTCTTGTCATCCAAACAACCATCTTCACATTTCTTCTCCGCTCCAACTCCTTCGCTCTTCCTAATATCTTGTCAAAACTCAAGACTCAATCTAGAGTCTCTGTGTATAGTCTATATTCATATTCAGGGTCGATGATGGTGGTGGTGATCAGAAGCAGGTGCTCTCACACTTCCCACATCACTGAAATTATTATCACCAGCTTCTTTCGCCACAAGCTCTAAATCACAAGTGTTTCCATATACATACTACTACAAAAGTAGTCTTTAACAAAGAAAAAAGATACACAAGATCATGCCGATCTTCGGTTCTTGATCTCTCTATGGCGGTTTCTTGATCAGGTTCTTTAATACATAGATTCTGCAGCTATGGCTGGTCCAGAATTGTTCTACGGCGATGCTGCTGGTTTTAATGGTATTCTGCTTCAGAACCAGGGGCTTATGTCTTCATTTGCTACAAAAGAGGCTGTTGGTTCTCCTGCTTCTTTCCTTGGTACATAATTCTCCTCTTTTGTTTCTCTGCGTTGACCCTTATTATATTTTGTTCTGTAATTAGCGTTTTCAAAAGTTACAAAGGGAAAAGCTGATTTTTTAATATACAGTAATTGTTATTGAAGTTGAGGTTTATTCATAAGCTGTAGATGTGATAGTATGCTTGGGCCTGCCGTTGTGTTATATGTTGAATAATGCTATCTTTGTATGTGGTATATTTAAACTTTGATATAAATCTGATCAGATCTTGATTCTTTAAATCAGTTTGGGATTTTTTTCGGTGTGTTATATAGAATTGGATCATTCGGTAGGTtatcttttatttgataattgaTGTGAATGATGAAATTGAACTTGTATATACGTAGATTGTGAATGATGGAAATGATTGAACTTTTATTTAGTGCAGTGAATGATTGAAATGAAAAGGAATTTGGATTTGGAATTGAATTTTGTCGATTGAAATTCTGCTAATTGTTCTCTTGTCACTTTATCTTTCAGCCTCCGGTTCCATGGTCAGCTTTCGTGGTGTAAACGGAGGGAACAAATCAGCTAGGTCATTCTTTCAGTCAGTCGAAGAGAATGAAACAGATGAGTTGGAGGAATATTTACATCAACCAGAGCAAAAGAGGCGACTTACAGCTGACCAATTACAGTTTCTTGAGAAGAGTTTTGAGGTGGAGAACAAACTAGAACCAGAGAGAAAAGACCAGCTTGCTAAAGAGCTCGGTTTGCAACCTCGCCAAATAGCGATATGGTTTCAGAATCGTCGTGCACGATGGAGGACAAAACAGCTCGAGAATGATTACGAGGCGCTGAGAAATAAATATGACAATCTGAAAGCAGACTACATCAATCTTCTCAAAGAGAAGGATGATCTAAGAGCTCAGGTAATGACCTTTATAACATACTGAAATCACAAGCTCCTTTTGATTTTGTGTCATAGTAAAGTTTCATTTTTGAGCTAGTGGACAATGTTTATGTGAGAATTCAATCTTTGCGCAGGTTATCCAGTTCACTGATAAGCTGCTACTCAAGGAGAAAGAAAAGGGGGAACTGGCTACTTCTGATATAAAGGAACTTTCCGATGCATCGCCAAAAGAAAACATGATTGATCAGAAAGTGTCGGCTATTACCCTTAAGCAGCACGAAGACTTGAATTCTGTTAAAAGTGACGCCTTTGATTCAGAAAGCCTGGTGCAATCCTCTATCTTAGACCAGTCAGATTTATCTCAAGATGAAGAAGAAAACTTGAGCAAGAATCTGGTTGTACATGATCATTATCCCATGACATCCTCAAACTTGAGCTGCTTTGGATATCCAGGTGAAGATCAGGGCTTTGGTTTCTGGTCATTTTAAGTTCTTGAGTTTACGTAAAATATAGTTACATGTCCTTTGTTTGATTATGGTGGTGTCCGGGCCAGCGGCTTATATGCACCTCGCGACTCTGAATACCTGCTACTTTCCACTATCTCCATCTAGTTGGAGACAGGGCATAGGCTGACATTTTGACGGAAAAAAGTTCCAAGGTATGGGTCACTTAGTTGGGAACTTTTGGGTATTGTGCTTTATCTTGTTCATTGTACCTCTCGTGAAGTTTTAACTTTTGTCAACTAGGAGATGGATTTCTGAGTCTCAGCTATTAATTGGAAGTAGTATTCTGATGTATACTATGAATAAATCCATAAACATGTAAAATGGAGATGATGTTACCAAAAGGCTATTGTTTGTTAAATTCTATGATGTTCCAATAGATAGTCAGCTTTTTCCTTCATAGACTATTAGTATAACTTAACCCTCCCCCGCCCCTTCTTGAAGGTTAATTTTTCGATATGcgattttgttagtttaataaaaatAACTCTAAGAAACAACATTCAAATTAATTACTCAAGTTTTCTGATCTTCATCTTCTATTCTCAAAAGACTCTATGCCATAAATGGGTTAAACTTTTACTGCACTTTATTGTACGAGTGGAAGTCCTAGTCTTCCTAAAGTATAGAAGTCGTTGGTGGATTGAATGACAAAATCACACATTCACGATTTACATGCAAAAGTAAAATCACTCTTTGCTTGTCCTCTTAAAGAAACAAGTTGATTTAGTGGAATGCCTTGTAAAAGGGAAACAACCAGTATTTAACATTTAATAGTTCCAAGAATATTCTGTGGAAATCAAAGCAAATTTAGGATTCTGGGTCTGCCATTGCTTTCAATTCTGCGTATCAACATTACATGAAGGAGGTgaatccggaaccaaaatgtggttttttgattcaaaatacgcaaataagtgttaaaaaaaaagttatcaaactatatataacgccacaaatagtggcgctatacagtaacgttaactgcaccgttactgtatagcgtcACTATTTGTGGCGCTATACATAGTAAAGCTGACACAccttacatagcgccattaatagtggcgctataccccttattATCATCacacatagcgccattaatagtggcgctataccccttaatacaaatcctcccgtcttcttcttcttcttcgtttcaTCTCCCTCATTTCTTACTCCCTtctggtcccccccccccccccccttaaaaaaaaaaatttgggtccCCCCGACACATAAAAGTTGAATATTGGTGGTCTCActgtcgagtagagcttcgtgttattgtggaTTCACTCTTTCGGAGTCAAAAATTCGATCTATTTATATttcgaaaattctaaatcgaggtatttcgatttattttaagttgaaacttttataacaatgcatattacttgatttgtatgtgttctatttcggtttgtgtttattttttccgaaactagcatgttaaattttatccggatttaattttagtgttgtataaaaatatgtaaattagtctaaaaaatgtgtttgttaatatcctcatgtatatttatgtatttttatgccgtttagtttagattattttttagcgtagtaaaatgtagacctttttagtgtagtaaaacgtagacccttttagcgtagtaaaatttagagccttgtagcgtagtattgtgtagtaattgtttaattatcttatattctagcacgaaatccataattataaaaaattcatatatatatatatatatatatatatatatatatatatatatatatatatatatatatatatatatatatatatataattcttacaattaatttattaaaaaatatgaataaaaattataaaaaaacataaaattattaatgatagtttggtactactgggcctcagaaaatctagcacgaaacccataattataaaaattatatatatatatatataatttttacaattaagttattaaataaatatgaataaaaattattaaaaaaacataaaattattaatgatagtttggtaccactgggcttcagaaaatctagcacgaaacccataattataaaaattatatatatatatatatatatatatatatatatatatatatataatttttacaattaagttattaaaaaatatgaataaaaattattaaaaaaacataaaattattaatgatagtttggtaccactgggcttcagaaaatctagcacgaaacccataattataaaaaatttatatatatatatatatatatatatatatatatatatatatatataatttttacaattaagttattaaaaaatatgaataaaaattattaaaaaacataaaattattaatgatagtttggtaccactgggcctcagaaaatttagcacgaaacccataagtatatatataatttttacaattaagttgttaaaaaatatgaatttaaattataaaaaaatacataattattaatgatagttattaaaaattatgaatttgcagttgacgacatggatgcacctatatatcccggccctcggacgtcggagctactacccttgcagccccagcatagatccgagcatatatgggggggagagttgcttacgcagacttttcggggtaggagagtggatttattgtgggagtttttgactcctccccgcattctacatccccgtgtggtccatcacctggaggagatgagattatataggatcattagcattggccggatacagttcgactatgctttgatcacggcgttgattgagcggtggcgaccggagacgcacacttttcatctgcccatcggcgaagccaccatcacactccaggacgtcgagattttatatggcctgtccactgatggcttgccagttttactgcctgggaATATGAGATATTTTAATCGGGCTTCATATATGGATATGCTGCACAGGCTCACGGGATTCAAGTCCGAGGACCCAGATGTAGCAATTGGGAGCAGTCGtatacagttggtccccattagagaccacttggtgcagatccacgatactatcaccgacgactcagcggaggtggatgtggagcaatatacgaggctattgttgctccttctatttggggggggtcttgttcccgaacacttcgggaaacctagtgagcctccgttttttgcatcatattgcggacttcgatgatacagtcagctacagctggggtggtgtTGTCCTATCATTtctgtacaggcagatgtgtcgggcatccatgggcacacagagagacgtttatggctttctgccacttctgcaggtgacaacttattcaaataatatgtcgtttagttacaattctacctagttatagttaatctttacgtcaactttgtatgttaggtttgggtgtgggagcgatttctgcagcttcggccacctctaccacagctaccgaCTAATGTACATATTCCGGATCTCCCTCTAGCTTGTAGGTGGGTATTGCGTCGtagacttgcacgagagtatcatggctatcataatctccccttctgtagggatgtgttggattttctggaggacgcacaggtgaatatctaactaaacttaccaattattgtttaactaggtgttgcgcatattaacggtttgtgttattatttgatagttcatctggacgccgtatagcgaagagctgataggtaccctgccagcgtattgcacgcaCGACcgccatatttggagggcttccgtccctctcacgtgcctcgatattgttgagcatcatgcctcagagcgagtatttcgtcagtttggattTCCGCAGCCTATACTGACTCGGCCTGCATGGGatcctttacattatgagagggatgatcggaTGAGGGTGGACGACACATTTATTGATTGGCTGACAGCGCAGTTGGGTATTTGGGACagccgaggggacttgaccccagctccgcaacactttcctatcgaagtttatatggcatggtaccgcactgtttcctgactttttatcgggaacccagttcatcaggtagATGGTCGGTACGTCTCACACGCCGGGAGACATGAGGCTTTgctatgttttctgttattatcaatTACATTAATAGTAATTTCAAGTCAAATACgtagtttatattaaaaacttttgtgcaggcgattggattgcataccgtatatcgtatggggcagcagatgcagagttatgtccacgatcctgtgatcatgcaggactatagtcgtcgcttaatggatgtggctgcccagacactacagcgaggccgatcggatcagcgtttggcatACCAGCCAGATTATGTTGACCCAGCCACGTACCAGCGAGGCCGtggtatgccacgaggtggtagCCGAcgagctgctgctgcttcacgaCGACCTGCTGGTGCTggacgacgtggtcgtgggcggagaggaggtccccagcaagggggctttgaggcttctgctgatgatgttgctgctgatatgggaggtggcatgcatgagaccgacatgccgtcttacagccttggcatttatgacactccagggacgtcgcaggtgaccccatcgggtcaattcttgatcacgggctcggattttcaaggagtggagttgggtagatatttccctggcccgtctaccactgatgagtctcgaccgatccgagattttgatagtgggcaccgactgagttatggcagctcatcacatgcgcaggtatgagtttattagtattaattttattattgtttttactataacttatttattttctttaactttattaatttacttttttaggcttcatgcgatgctgcgacagatgactacattcaggatccagacacgattatggtaagacaatataaatttttgtgaattgttatgtagttttctatactaagtttgatattattatgtagccttctactggacctgacagcaccaccgatacatgtcatcctgtgccgcatccggccataaggagacaacttgatgatgatgatcctgatagcgtacccgggcggcaggggatgcgcctcaggccaacggctactttgagacacaccggatgcgggacacattgattcggtcttccatttttatgtttttttggtgtaaataatatttttgtatacattaacaacaatatttaatcgaatatgacagttacttttttttagttctcatttcgttttatagtatttggtatagtaacacaataacttaaacttaacttccacttaaattaaaataaaatttagtacaacaaacaaggaaaacattactacaacacaaacacaaacataacaggccaacataataaaaatacatgacatatgaaaatgacactaaacacatacacgccaatgctccatcctcagttgtcatttattcttcgctccaaccacttaaatcgttcttccatttgttctttttcttcttctaactctttcactctcgccttcacctccgcaagttcccgtttatatttttcgttgcgttccttgtgtgcttcacaattccattctgctctccattttttatcttccacctccttcagtttctccctcatttctgtaataattctatctccctccttttgtattctatgctggtataaccacatattatgaaattcatgtaatctatccctgtagctttcctgataacatggttcctcaGCCCATTCATCAAATTCACAAGTAGGTTCGTCGGGTTGCTGGTACAACGTGTTCATACAGCACCAATAGCAGCGTCCAACGTTAGCACCTTCCCACCCACAATCCATCATGCATGGTTTTCCACATAAGCAAATTGGTGGACGACcgggttgagccatttgtgaaatatttgcttataataaaaaaccttacttacttttaatgaaatatttcttggggaaatttttagcacacaaaataactacaatgaccaaatcataattaacaaacaagaaaatattatttcataaatacttaaatcgtatacataacaactaattattacaacatgaactcatgggtagttaggtacaatagaagaacacccgccctgagcttgattattgttgccacccaaaggacattttctacggtcgtggcctgtttgcgagcatataccacatttgcgtgcatatacgatatcactaacatccatttggttccgtatacgcgttctcttctgcacctgtcttttacgcaaataggacttgttacacaccattttaaatggttctgggggccagtaatgctcagaacccactggttgcaactgaccactatatgtgtttaggtatttggaaacactatattgttgatcaatatagttggtctccgcataaccaacacgttgaaaacacttgatggcatgtgaacaaggcatgtggtagattgaccatttcccacatgagcataaccttgtagattcatttacagtatgtacattattaccccgattattatggatagcggtgcgaacttcaaaaatacctcgttcgttatcatattgcaaaaaggaatgccaatgtgctcgccgtctgtatttctctaatctcttcataggcactggcataaattcaacacccctttccatcaattccgttgcagctgcagaccgttgtacaaacctctccgccatctgcttgaacgacatacgcaccatggctgtgacgggcaatcctcttgccgactttaataacccgttgaaggattctgacacgtttgtagtaagaattccccagcgtcttccaccatctgcatgcaacgtccacttttcaggatcatgtcgcgttaaccaacgatatgctgcctcgtcttcttgcctgatagaatccatatgcctccgaaatttatgttgttggtggtctgttgctgccatccacatcaaatcatgtagatcctttttgggatgtgccttcttgaaattggccttaaagtgcctcacatagtaacggtggtatgcataaggttcttgccaagcaggaaggttctccacagaacttaatatacccccgtgccgatcagatattagacaaatacctgaacgctgtttgacaacgtgctccttcaagtggttcaaaaacattgtccacgtctctgtgctttcatttgcACAAATAGCAAAGGTTAGAGGAAATATCTATCCTttagcatccactgccacggctatcaatagcttgatatcgtactttccatagatatgagttccgtctatggatattacgggtcggcaatacggaaaaccatcaattgttggcttaaacgcccagaacacgtaattgaatatatattctggtttacccggactccgctcaagcttccattcaataactgttccggggttaaagtgctgcagtgcagccatgtacctaggcagatctgcaaatgacttatcccagttaccatagactatttcaaacgctcttttgcgcccaagatatgcctttcttttagtaattgtgtggccatattcctggtggacttctgtaatgcactctttgattttataccttacggatgcttcgatgtgcggaataagtacaagagatatcaagtcaatatccaagttgaagtgattcccgttgaaagtgtccatttcgcatgtgtgggtgggaatgtatttacccactttccacatacctgtcttcttcttcgacgcacgcaacatccaattacatggccaaaaccacctgcggcaaatagcCTTGTATACTGTCGGACTTGACTctgatacctgcatctcacgacactctttaacattgtgcattttacaagccctgcttacgcgtgctttatcaggaaaaagcatcccctttgcaagcaccgttggtctagactcatcccacattgttgtccggatttcatcaaaatcccttgtgagagcttccacatctggcacggctggcaagttatcaatataaggaatctgccttgaatgaaacgacacttcaGACTCGTACACTTTTCGTCTATGGGGGGATCTCTTCAAATCGGGTCCTtcctcctcgtcctcttcatcaccatcctcacgagcaaatggtgtctcgtctcccgattcatcggcattgttatcgtaatcgttgttctcttcctcactctgtgcatatGCCAGATCCTGATAtaatacgtcgttttcgggcaattgagtgagtacggatagttcaacttgctcgttttcacttca
Coding sequences within:
- the LOC104246643 gene encoding homeobox-leucine zipper protein HAT5-like, which produces MAGPELFYGDAAGFNGILLQNQGLMSSFATKEAVGSPASFLASGSMVSFRGVNGGNKSARSFFQSVEENETDELEEYLHQPEQKRRLTADQLQFLEKSFEVENKLEPERKDQLAKELGLQPRQIAIWFQNRRARWRTKQLENDYEALRNKYDNLKADYINLLKEKDDLRAQVIQFTDKLLLKEKEKGELATSDIKELSDASPKENMIDQKVSAITLKQHEDLNSVKSDAFDSESLVQSSILDQSDLSQDEEENLSKNLVVHDHYPMTSSNLSCFGYPGEDQGFGFWSF
- the LOC138880386 gene encoding uncharacterized protein isoform X1, whose product is MVPHCFLTFYREPSSSGRWSAIGLHTVYRMGQQMQSYVHDPVIMQDYSRRLMDVAAQTLQRGRSDQRLAYQPDYVDPATYQRGRGMPRGGSRRAAAASRRPAGAGRRGRGRRGGPQQGGFEASADDVAADMGGGMHETDMPSYSLGIYDTPGTSQVTPSGQFLITGSDFQGVELGRYFPGPSTTDESRPIRDFDSGHRLSYGSSSHAQASCDAATDDYIQDPDTIMPSTGPDSTTDTCHPVPHPAIRRQLDDDDPDSVPGRQGMRLRPTATLRHTGCGTH
- the LOC138880386 gene encoding uncharacterized protein isoform X2, whose product is MAIGLHTVYRMGQQMQSYVHDPVIMQDYSRRLMDVAAQTLQRGRSDQRLAYQPDYVDPATYQRGRGMPRGGSRRAAAASRRPAGAGRRGRGRRGGPQQGGFEASADDVAADMGGGMHETDMPSYSLGIYDTPGTSQVTPSGQFLITGSDFQGVELGRYFPGPSTTDESRPIRDFDSGHRLSYGSSSHAQASCDAATDDYIQDPDTIMPSTGPDSTTDTCHPVPHPAIRRQLDDDDPDSVPGRQGMRLRPTATLRHTGCGTH
- the LOC138880386 gene encoding uncharacterized protein isoform X3, whose product is MGQQMQSYVHDPVIMQDYSRRLMDVAAQTLQRGRSDQRLAYQPDYVDPATYQRGRGMPRGGSRRAAAASRRPAGAGRRGRGRRGGPQQGGFEASADDVAADMGGGMHETDMPSYSLGIYDTPGTSQVTPSGQFLITGSDFQGVELGRYFPGPSTTDESRPIRDFDSGHRLSYGSSSHAQASCDAATDDYIQDPDTIMPSTGPDSTTDTCHPVPHPAIRRQLDDDDPDSVPGRQGMRLRPTATLRHTGCGTH